In one Burkholderiales bacterium GJ-E10 genomic region, the following are encoded:
- a CDS encoding peptide ABC transporter ATPase, whose protein sequence is MLDVTGLRTEIATGTAVVVAVDGATFAIAKGETFALVGESGCGKSVTALSVMRLLPDNARVGAGAIELDGADIVSLPEADMRDLRGGRVGIVFQEPATSLDPVMTVGAQVVETIERHTTLRGAAARERAVDWLRRVGVPEPERRFHNYPFELSGGQKQRVMIAAALAAEPELLIADEPTTALDVTIQAQILDLLRELQAENGMALLLITHDLAIVSQMAHRVALMYAGQVVETAPASAFFSRPLHPYARGLFGALPDMAKRGLALEAIPGTVPPLDRPFTTCRFADRCFAVRPECRMGEPELIRIGDGHEVRCVLYRTDVRQTVGAGSGDMAISDAVAPPVPLSRAAGEGGGEGVRNGNRASLLEVADYRVHFPTRTTGRWGTTHGIAKAVDGVSFRLEAGRTLALVGESGCGKTTTGKAILQLLRRKAQISGQALLDGEDLGAMQGDALRRARRALQIVFQDPNASLNPRMRVAEILEEGLLALRPEIDAADRRVRTEALMDTVGLRPDARLRYPHEFSGGQRQRIAIARALAVEPRLIICDEPTSALDVSVQAQILNLLRRLQQERGIAYLFITHNFGVVEYLADEVAVMTAGRIVETGPARELIEHPQDPYTRRLLASVPRVRRPF, encoded by the coding sequence ATGCTCGACGTGACCGGCCTGCGTACCGAGATCGCCACCGGCACTGCCGTCGTCGTTGCCGTAGACGGGGCGACGTTTGCCATCGCCAAGGGGGAGACCTTTGCGCTCGTCGGCGAATCGGGCTGCGGCAAATCGGTGACTGCGCTCTCGGTGATGCGGCTGCTGCCCGACAATGCGCGGGTGGGGGCGGGGGCGATCGAACTCGACGGTGCCGACATCGTTTCCCTGCCCGAAGCGGATATGCGCGATCTGCGCGGCGGGCGGGTCGGCATCGTGTTCCAGGAGCCCGCGACCAGCCTCGACCCGGTGATGACCGTCGGCGCCCAGGTGGTCGAAACGATCGAACGCCACACGACCCTGCGCGGCGCGGCGGCACGGGAACGGGCGGTGGACTGGCTGCGGCGGGTCGGCGTGCCCGAACCGGAACGGCGCTTCCATAACTATCCGTTCGAGCTTTCGGGTGGACAGAAGCAGCGCGTGATGATCGCGGCCGCGCTCGCGGCGGAACCGGAACTCCTGATCGCCGACGAGCCGACGACCGCGCTCGACGTCACCATCCAGGCGCAGATCCTCGATCTGCTGCGGGAGCTGCAGGCCGAAAACGGCATGGCGCTGCTGCTCATCACCCACGATCTGGCGATCGTGTCGCAGATGGCGCACCGGGTTGCACTGATGTACGCCGGGCAGGTTGTCGAGACGGCGCCCGCGTCGGCGTTCTTTTCCCGCCCGTTGCACCCTTACGCGCGCGGGCTGTTCGGTGCGTTGCCCGACATGGCGAAGCGCGGCCTGGCGCTCGAGGCGATTCCGGGAACGGTTCCTCCCCTGGATCGGCCGTTCACCACTTGCCGTTTCGCGGATCGCTGTTTCGCCGTCCGACCCGAGTGCCGGATGGGCGAGCCGGAGTTGATCCGCATCGGAGACGGCCATGAAGTGCGCTGCGTGTTGTATCGGACGGATGTACGACAGACGGTTGGTGCAGGGTCTGGTGACATGGCGATATCCGATGCCGTCGCGCCGCCGGTCCCCCTCTCCCGCGCGGCGGGAGAGGGCGGGGGTGAGGGTGTGCGCAACGGCAACCGCGCTTCCCTCCTGGAAGTCGCCGACTACCGCGTCCACTTCCCCACCCGCACGACCGGGCGCTGGGGCACCACCCACGGCATCGCCAAGGCGGTGGACGGGGTCTCGTTCCGTCTGGAAGCCGGTCGCACGCTGGCCCTGGTCGGCGAGTCCGGTTGCGGCAAGACCACCACCGGCAAGGCGATTCTGCAACTGCTGCGGCGCAAGGCGCAGATCAGCGGCCAAGCGCTGCTGGATGGTGAAGACCTTGGTGCGATGCAGGGCGACGCGCTGCGCCGCGCCCGGCGCGCTCTTCAGATCGTTTTCCAGGATCCCAACGCATCGCTCAACCCCCGGATGCGCGTCGCGGAGATCCTGGAGGAAGGCCTGCTGGCGCTGCGACCCGAGATCGATGCGGCGGATCGTCGCGTCCGCACCGAGGCGTTGATGGATACCGTCGGCCTGCGGCCCGACGCGCGCCTTCGTTACCCGCACGAATTCTCGGGCGGCCAGCGCCAGCGCATCGCGATCGCGCGGGCGCTGGCGGTGGAGCCTCGGCTCATCATCTGCGATGAGCCGACGTCGGCGCTCGACGTGTCGGTGCAGGCGCAGATCCTCAATCTGTTGCGCCGCTTGCAGCAGGAGCGGGGCATCGCCTATCTGTTCATCACCCACAACTTCGGCGTCGTGGAGTATCTTGCGGACGAGGTGGCGGTGATGACCGCGGGCCGCATCGTCGAAACCGGTCCGGCGCGGGAGTTGATCGAACACCCGCAGGATCCGTACACTCGGCGTCTATTGGCCTCCGTGCCCAGGGTTCGAAGGCCTTTTTGA
- a CDS encoding ABC transporter: MEPVFLWTDVAMFLLVAALLAYGRIVARTPHLAATWRQAFLRPAGAVSATVLLLFATVGMLDSLHYRLALSSAPGEAPAWSARTDSALDALLAHLRDSQEVSYSRPLAIYGFAKQVTLLPDGKTIRRYPRLKHAGLGIDDAGHGWAADVAKRALLGAAAGLTAFVAMFAASFALVHRSTPETAPDGRPAPCARGAGSGAEEGGAPGVRRAHGAELLRILHGRTRYPVRAVLLTLLIACVLAGIVAGMATNYHVLGTDRTGRDLLYVVLKSIRTALVIGTMTTIFTLPLAVGLGLLAGYFRGWIDEAIQYLYTVVNSIPYVLLIAASVLMLMVFIDKHPDWFPTMANRTDARLFFLCVILGLGSWTDLCRLVRGEVLKLRELDFIQAAQAFGVPALRILRVHLLPNIMHMVLINVVIRFSDLVLAEATLSYVGIGVDPSMASFGTMINTARLELAREPVIWWTLVTAFTFMVTLVLSANYFADAVRDAFDPRAARR; the protein is encoded by the coding sequence ATGGAACCCGTATTTCTCTGGACCGACGTCGCGATGTTCCTGCTGGTTGCCGCGCTGCTCGCGTACGGGCGCATCGTGGCGCGCACCCCCCATCTCGCGGCGACGTGGCGGCAGGCCTTCCTGCGGCCTGCCGGCGCGGTGTCCGCGACGGTGCTGCTCCTCTTCGCCACGGTGGGCATGCTCGACAGCCTGCACTACCGCCTCGCCCTGTCCAGCGCGCCGGGCGAGGCCCCCGCCTGGTCGGCGCGGACCGATTCCGCCCTCGATGCCTTGCTCGCGCACCTCCGCGACAGCCAGGAGGTCAGCTATTCGCGCCCGCTGGCGATTTACGGCTTCGCCAAGCAGGTGACGCTGCTTCCCGACGGAAAGACGATTCGCCGATATCCGCGCCTGAAACACGCCGGCCTCGGCATCGATGACGCCGGACACGGCTGGGCGGCCGACGTGGCCAAGCGGGCGCTGCTCGGCGCGGCGGCAGGGCTCACGGCGTTCGTGGCAATGTTCGCGGCAAGCTTCGCGCTGGTCCATCGGTCGACACCGGAAACGGCTCCCGACGGACGCCCGGCGCCCTGTGCGCGCGGAGCGGGTTCGGGCGCGGAGGAGGGAGGGGCGCCGGGTGTCCGTCGGGCGCATGGCGCCGAACTGCTCCGCATTCTCCACGGCCGAACCCGCTACCCCGTACGCGCCGTCCTCCTCACGCTCCTGATCGCCTGCGTTCTGGCCGGCATCGTCGCCGGCATGGCCACCAACTACCACGTGCTCGGAACCGACCGCACCGGTCGGGACCTCCTCTACGTGGTGCTCAAAAGCATCCGCACCGCGCTCGTCATCGGCACCATGACGACGATCTTCACGCTGCCGCTCGCGGTCGGGCTGGGGCTGCTTGCCGGGTATTTCCGCGGCTGGATCGACGAGGCGATCCAATACCTCTACACGGTGGTCAATTCCATCCCCTACGTGCTGCTGATCGCCGCCTCGGTGCTGATGCTGATGGTATTCATCGACAAGCACCCGGACTGGTTTCCGACGATGGCCAACCGCACCGACGCGCGCCTCTTCTTTCTGTGCGTGATCCTGGGATTGGGATCCTGGACCGACCTGTGCCGACTGGTGCGCGGCGAGGTACTCAAGCTGCGCGAACTCGACTTCATCCAGGCCGCGCAGGCATTCGGCGTGCCCGCCCTGCGCATCCTGCGCGTGCACCTGTTGCCGAATATCATGCACATGGTGCTGATCAACGTCGTGATCCGGTTCTCGGATCTGGTCCTTGCGGAGGCGACGCTCTCCTATGTCGGGATCGGCGTGGATCCCTCGATGGCGAGCTTCGGCACGATGATCAACACTGCGCGCCTCGAACTCGCCCGCGAGCCGGTGATTTGGTGGACGCTCGTCACGGCGTTCACATTCATGGTCACCCTGGTCCTTTCTGCCAACTATTTCGCCGATGCGGTGCGCGATGCGTTCGATCCGCGCGCCGCACGGAGGTGA
- a CDS encoding binding-protein-dependent transport systems inner membrane component has product MIAYLLRRIAYALAVLFGVHLVTFTLFFAVNTPEDQARLQLGRRVTAEAIHRWEAEHGYDRPLYFNAAAPGFGKFTDTVFFATTRDMAELKFGHTNEGLDISYEMRRRFLPSFLIGIQVFLLAVILPVVFALGMVLFRATRLDAAGVAFLVVLMSISTLFYIIFGQYLIGKLMQLTPVSGFARARPEAFLILPIFVLVLGSLGPQARLFRTIYLEELGKDYVRTARAKGLSEWTVLLRHVLRNSLIPIVTNAGAMLPIVFTGTIITESFFAIPGLGAFTIDGITQQDFGIVRAMVFVGSVVTIGSYLLVDIVYTFVDPRVRLE; this is encoded by the coding sequence ATGATCGCCTATCTCCTGCGTCGCATCGCCTACGCGCTCGCCGTGCTGTTCGGCGTCCATCTGGTGACATTCACCCTGTTCTTCGCGGTGAACACGCCCGAAGACCAGGCGCGGCTGCAACTGGGCCGACGCGTGACGGCCGAAGCGATCCATCGCTGGGAGGCCGAGCACGGCTACGACCGGCCGCTTTATTTCAACGCCGCTGCGCCGGGGTTCGGCAAGTTCACCGACACCGTGTTCTTCGCCACCACCCGGGACATGGCGGAACTGAAATTCGGCCACACCAACGAGGGGCTGGACATTTCCTACGAGATGCGCCGGCGGTTCCTGCCGTCGTTCCTGATCGGCATCCAGGTGTTCCTGCTCGCCGTCATCCTGCCGGTGGTGTTCGCTTTGGGGATGGTGCTCTTCCGGGCTACGCGGCTCGACGCCGCGGGCGTGGCATTCCTCGTCGTGCTGATGTCGATCTCCACGCTCTTTTACATCATCTTCGGGCAGTACCTCATCGGCAAGCTCATGCAGCTCACCCCGGTATCGGGTTTCGCCCGCGCCCGCCCCGAGGCGTTCCTGATCCTGCCGATATTCGTGCTCGTGCTGGGCTCGCTCGGGCCGCAGGCGCGGCTGTTCCGCACGATCTACCTCGAAGAGCTGGGAAAGGACTACGTGCGCACCGCGCGCGCCAAGGGCCTCTCCGAGTGGACGGTGCTGCTGCGCCATGTCCTGCGCAATTCGCTCATCCCCATCGTAACCAATGCCGGCGCGATGTTGCCGATCGTGTTCACCGGAACGATCATCACCGAATCGTTCTTCGCCATTCCCGGTCTGGGTGCGTTCACCATCGATGGCATCACGCAGCAGGATTTCGGCATCGTCCGCGCGATGGTGTTCGTGGGTTCCGTCGTCACCATCGGGTCCTACCTGCTGGTGGACATCGTCTATACCTTCGTCGACCCGCGGGTCCGCCTCGAATGA
- a CDS encoding putative extracellular solute-binding protein yields the protein MKRAFGFLPAIALVLLALTVQGCGPVPDSPYPESLLRAKVLFTSFGSRPKYLDPVSSYSNDETPWTYSIYEPPLQYDYLKRPFTLEERTVRGLPTVRYLDAAGRTLPADAPVDRIATSVYTLRLIPGIRYQPHPAFARDAQGRYVYQDLRPAQIAWRHSIADFPLDGAHGVATATRELTADDYVYEIKRLASPYVHTPSPIYGIMAPLIVGMKAFGDRLRAERAAALAGTSPRDRDLPWRDLRTVPLPGARALDRYTLEIRIHGVYPQFRYWLAMTFFSPIPWEADRFYAQRGMADNGLTLNFWPVGTGPFMLVSQSANRYVMRRNPNFHGQRYPSVGMPGDAAKGLLADAGKSLPFVDEVISSVEKEQEPALDKFLQGYYDVPYVERLSTGFVLEKELLDNTGRAALLRARGVQIIGHVGPSISYIGFNWLDPVVGGGDTPAQRERNRKLRQAISIAHDWEEYRTVFFDTIGASKTAMGPIPPGVFGYRGGEAGIDPVTHVWADGHAERRSIAEARRLLAEAGYPDGRDAKTGKPLVLTYDTTGTTPAAQAGLDWEIKQFAKLGVQLEIRAEDYNRFQERVLKGEAQIFSWGWYADYPDPENFLFLLYGPQGKAKFQGENAANYENPEYDRLYQTMRVLPDGPARQAVIDRMVQIVQRDSPWMWGYFPAISAAYQPWVHNANPSIMVRDQIKYLDVDPAMRWERIREWNRPHWWPLAAILAVLSLAMIPLWQVWRARERRDARTAIIWEVPPAGGSSFPSQEAGGGLPPPLLPDGEGRGGEGERPS from the coding sequence TTGAAACGCGCTTTCGGCTTCCTTCCGGCGATCGCCCTGGTCCTCCTGGCCCTGACGGTCCAGGGCTGCGGCCCGGTCCCCGACTCCCCGTACCCGGAATCGCTGCTGCGCGCCAAGGTGCTCTTCACATCCTTCGGCTCGCGCCCGAAGTATCTCGACCCGGTCAGCAGCTACAGCAACGACGAAACGCCCTGGACGTACTCGATCTACGAGCCGCCGTTGCAGTATGACTACCTCAAGCGGCCGTTCACGCTGGAGGAGCGTACGGTCCGTGGGTTGCCGACGGTCCGGTACCTGGACGCGGCGGGTCGGACCTTGCCTGCCGACGCGCCGGTCGATCGCATCGCCACCAGCGTGTACACCCTGCGGTTGATCCCGGGAATCCGGTATCAACCGCATCCGGCGTTCGCCCGCGATGCGCAGGGTCGCTACGTGTATCAGGATCTCCGTCCGGCGCAGATCGCATGGCGCCATTCGATTGCGGATTTTCCGCTCGATGGCGCGCATGGCGTGGCGACCGCGACGCGCGAACTCACCGCGGACGACTACGTCTACGAGATCAAGCGCCTGGCCAGCCCGTACGTCCATACGCCCTCGCCGATCTACGGCATCATGGCGCCGCTCATCGTCGGCATGAAGGCGTTCGGCGACCGGCTTCGCGCCGAGCGCGCCGCGGCGCTGGCCGGAACGAGCCCCCGCGATCGCGATCTGCCCTGGCGCGACCTGCGCACGGTGCCCTTGCCCGGCGCCCGCGCGCTCGACCGCTACACGTTGGAAATCCGGATCCACGGCGTCTACCCGCAGTTCCGGTACTGGCTGGCGATGACCTTCTTCTCGCCGATTCCCTGGGAAGCCGACCGCTTCTATGCCCAGCGCGGGATGGCGGACAACGGCCTCACGCTCAACTTCTGGCCGGTCGGCACCGGGCCGTTCATGCTGGTTTCCCAAAGCGCGAACCGCTACGTCATGCGGCGCAACCCGAACTTCCACGGGCAGCGGTATCCGAGCGTGGGGATGCCCGGCGATGCCGCCAAAGGTCTGCTCGCCGATGCCGGGAAATCGCTGCCGTTCGTTGATGAAGTCATTTCTTCGGTCGAAAAGGAGCAGGAACCCGCGCTCGACAAGTTCCTCCAGGGCTATTACGACGTGCCCTACGTCGAGCGGCTCAGCACCGGGTTCGTCCTGGAGAAGGAGTTGCTCGACAACACCGGACGCGCGGCCTTGCTGCGCGCGCGCGGCGTACAGATCATCGGCCACGTCGGGCCGAGCATTTCCTATATCGGTTTCAACTGGCTCGACCCGGTGGTGGGCGGTGGCGACACCCCCGCGCAGCGGGAGCGCAATCGCAAGCTGCGGCAGGCGATCTCGATCGCCCACGACTGGGAGGAGTACCGCACCGTGTTCTTCGACACGATCGGCGCGTCGAAGACGGCGATGGGACCGATTCCGCCCGGGGTGTTCGGCTATCGCGGTGGCGAGGCGGGGATCGATCCGGTGACCCATGTGTGGGCGGACGGCCACGCCGAACGGCGATCGATCGCGGAAGCGCGCCGCTTGCTTGCCGAAGCCGGGTATCCGGACGGCCGCGATGCGAAGACCGGCAAGCCGCTCGTCCTGACCTACGACACCACCGGCACCACGCCGGCAGCGCAGGCCGGTCTCGATTGGGAAATCAAGCAGTTCGCGAAGCTCGGTGTCCAGCTGGAAATCCGGGCCGAGGACTACAACCGGTTCCAGGAGCGCGTCCTGAAAGGCGAGGCGCAGATCTTTTCCTGGGGCTGGTACGCCGACTATCCGGACCCCGAAAACTTCCTCTTCCTGCTCTATGGCCCGCAGGGCAAGGCGAAGTTCCAGGGCGAGAATGCGGCCAATTATGAGAATCCCGAATACGACCGCCTGTACCAGACCATGCGGGTGCTGCCCGATGGCCCCGCGCGGCAGGCGGTGATCGATCGGATGGTCCAGATTGTCCAGCGCGACAGCCCCTGGATGTGGGGGTACTTTCCGGCGATCTCGGCCGCATACCAGCCGTGGGTGCACAACGCCAATCCGAGCATCATGGTGCGCGATCAGATCAAGTACCTGGATGTGGACCCGGCGATGCGCTGGGAACGGATCCGCGAATGGAACCGGCCGCACTGGTGGCCGCTCGCAGCGATCCTGGCCGTATTGTCCCTGGCGATGATTCCCTTGTGGCAGGTCTGGCGCGCGCGCGAGCGGCGCGACGCACGCACGGCGATCATCTGGGAAGTGCCGCCCGCCGGTGGATCCTCCTTCCCCTCGCAGGAAGCGGGCGGCGGACTTCCTCCCCCCTTGCTCCCCGACGGGGAGGGGCGCGGTGGTGAGGGGGAACGGCCATCATGA
- a CDS encoding tolQ protein: protein MNISADLSIFALVAHATFVVQCVMALLLAISLASWTSIFSKTLAIRRARRETESFERKFWAGSDLRQLFSAASNPHNQTGALERIFEAGMAEYLKLRSGPGGDQDRQALLDGARRAMRAGYQREMDTLESRLAFLASAGSVSPYIGLFGTVWGIMHAFTNLSSLQQATLASVAPGIAEALIATAIGLFAAIPAVLAYNRFAHDIDRLANRFETFIEEFSNILQRQR, encoded by the coding sequence ATGAACATCTCTGCCGACCTTTCCATCTTTGCCCTGGTCGCCCACGCCACGTTTGTGGTGCAGTGCGTGATGGCGCTGCTGCTGGCGATCTCGCTCGCCTCCTGGACGTCGATCTTCAGCAAGACCCTGGCAATCCGCCGGGCGCGGCGGGAAACCGAATCCTTCGAGCGCAAGTTCTGGGCCGGCAGCGACCTGCGCCAGCTGTTCAGCGCCGCGTCCAACCCCCACAACCAGACCGGGGCGCTCGAACGCATCTTCGAAGCCGGCATGGCGGAATACCTCAAGCTGCGCAGCGGCCCGGGCGGCGACCAGGATCGCCAGGCACTGCTCGACGGCGCCCGCCGCGCCATGCGGGCAGGCTACCAGCGCGAAATGGACACGCTCGAATCGCGCCTGGCCTTCCTCGCCTCGGCCGGTTCGGTCAGTCCGTACATCGGCCTGTTCGGAACCGTGTGGGGCATCATGCACGCGTTCACCAACCTGTCGAGCCTGCAGCAGGCCACGCTGGCAAGCGTCGCGCCGGGCATCGCCGAAGCGCTCATCGCCACCGCGATCGGCCTGTTCGCGGCGATTCCGGCGGTGCTGGCCTACAACCGGTTCGCGCACGACATCGACCGTCTGGCCAACCGGTTCGAGACCTTCATCGAAGAGTTCTCGAACATCCTGCAACGGCAGCGGTAA
- a CDS encoding TolR protein: MMADINVVPYIDVMLVLVVILMVSAPFVNPSLVQLPSLGKANRAPDRPIEVAVKADGSLLLRDRTAGGYAAPRPVQLDEFVALVRQRQQSDPNVPVVISGDKRVRYEAIIHVMDALYKADVKRVGLSVRPTR; this comes from the coding sequence ATGATGGCCGACATCAACGTCGTGCCGTACATCGACGTGATGCTGGTGCTGGTCGTGATCCTCATGGTCTCGGCGCCGTTCGTCAATCCGAGCCTGGTGCAGCTACCCTCCCTCGGCAAGGCCAACCGCGCACCGGATCGGCCCATCGAGGTCGCCGTCAAGGCCGACGGCAGCCTGCTGCTGCGCGACCGCACCGCCGGCGGGTACGCGGCCCCCCGGCCGGTGCAACTGGATGAATTCGTCGCGCTGGTGCGGCAGCGCCAGCAGAGCGACCCCAACGTCCCGGTGGTGATCTCGGGCGACAAGCGGGTCCGCTACGAGGCGATCATCCACGTCATGGACGCGCTCTACAAGGCCGACGTCAAACGCGTCGGCCTGTCGGTGAGACCGACCCGATGA
- a CDS encoding protein TolA — MTAIAADRVPRQAPHRNRDTLPSFLAALVMHGALVAALWIAMRWHTGASAPVTATLWNLPPMPVPHHAVQAPTPPKVVPPPAPPPPPPKEERLPSKADIVEKKTAPTTPKPPPKKTRENHRHHRHKAAEARAKAEAAAKAKAAAERARLEKAAAQQQQQEMQELNRLASQAATAAPRRATVASSGMSRADANLIGAAIKAHLFFAVPPDVADTVYAEYEVHVLPTGQQVGDPLLIKPSGLPGFDEAALRAILAVNPFPRKDGQDLPRTVDVKLYPKDAH; from the coding sequence ATGACCGCAATTGCCGCCGACCGGGTTCCGCGGCAAGCCCCGCACCGAAACCGCGATACCCTGCCCTCCTTCCTGGCGGCGCTGGTCATGCACGGCGCGCTGGTCGCCGCGCTGTGGATCGCGATGCGCTGGCACACCGGCGCGAGCGCGCCGGTGACGGCGACGCTCTGGAATCTGCCGCCGATGCCGGTGCCCCACCATGCCGTCCAGGCTCCGACGCCGCCGAAGGTCGTGCCGCCGCCGGCACCGCCCCCGCCTCCGCCCAAGGAAGAGCGCCTGCCGTCGAAAGCGGACATCGTCGAAAAGAAGACGGCGCCGACCACCCCCAAGCCGCCGCCCAAGAAGACGCGCGAAAATCACCGCCATCACCGGCACAAGGCGGCCGAGGCCCGGGCCAAGGCCGAAGCTGCCGCCAAGGCGAAGGCCGCAGCCGAGCGCGCCCGGCTGGAGAAAGCCGCCGCACAGCAACAGCAACAGGAAATGCAGGAGCTCAACCGCCTCGCCAGCCAGGCGGCGACGGCGGCGCCCCGCCGCGCCACGGTCGCGTCGAGCGGCATGAGCCGGGCCGACGCCAACCTCATCGGTGCGGCGATCAAGGCACACCTGTTTTTCGCGGTCCCGCCCGACGTCGCCGACACCGTCTACGCCGAGTACGAGGTCCACGTCCTGCCTACCGGGCAGCAGGTCGGCGACCCGCTGCTGATCAAGCCCAGCGGACTGCCCGGGTTCGACGAGGCGGCGCTGCGGGCGATCCTGGCGGTGAATCCCTTCCCGCGCAAGGATGGGCAGGACCTGCCCCGGACCGTCGACGTGAAGCTCTATCCCAAAGACGCGCACTGA
- a CDS encoding protein TolB (Precursor) — protein sequence MPPVSFQRTPLPMRSIRSFLAAGLTLALAALLSAAPARAQMTVEVTGVGAQQYPIAVANFHVDTPLQQDLAAIVRADLNRSGMFQIVDAGPDAIEEAAPIQFADWKSRGASTLAVGSVQHLPDNRIQVRYRLYDTVKGYQVDGMEFTMAGAGTQRDQRHIAHKIADRIYQAVTGYPGVFSTRIAYVVQFSRNRYDLQVADADGADAQTVLHSPGFILSPTWSPDGQHLAYVALEHNHAVVYVQNLLTGRRRLVAGYPGTNSAPAFTRDGKRLAVTLTKDGNSEIYTMDLHGRHLKAMTREPGINTEAIFSADGAWMYFTSDRSGGPQTYRMPAGGGDAERMTFIGDYNVSPRISPDGKTLAYVSRRDGLFQVETLDLASNQELTITNTVNDESPSFAPNGRMLIYATSLEVGGRGLLALASIDGTVHVLLSGPKGDYREPSWGPFTP from the coding sequence ATGCCTCCCGTTTCCTTCCAACGCACGCCCCTTCCGATGCGATCCATCCGCTCCTTTCTCGCCGCCGGCTTGACGCTGGCGCTTGCCGCCCTGCTTTCCGCCGCCCCGGCCCGTGCCCAGATGACGGTCGAAGTCACCGGCGTCGGCGCGCAGCAGTACCCCATCGCCGTGGCGAACTTCCACGTCGACACGCCGCTGCAGCAGGACCTCGCCGCCATCGTCCGGGCCGACCTCAACCGCTCCGGCATGTTCCAGATCGTCGATGCCGGACCGGATGCGATCGAGGAAGCCGCCCCGATCCAGTTCGCGGACTGGAAATCGCGCGGCGCCAGCACCCTGGCCGTCGGTTCGGTCCAGCATCTCCCCGACAACCGGATCCAGGTCCGCTACCGTCTCTACGATACGGTCAAGGGCTACCAGGTCGACGGCATGGAATTCACCATGGCCGGTGCGGGCACGCAGCGCGACCAGCGGCACATCGCCCACAAGATCGCCGACCGGATCTATCAGGCGGTCACGGGATATCCGGGCGTGTTTTCCACCCGCATCGCCTACGTCGTGCAGTTCAGCCGCAACCGCTATGACCTGCAGGTTGCCGACGCCGACGGCGCCGACGCGCAGACCGTCCTGCACTCCCCGGGCTTCATCCTTTCGCCGACCTGGTCGCCGGATGGCCAGCATCTCGCCTACGTCGCGCTGGAGCACAACCACGCGGTGGTGTACGTCCAGAACCTCCTGACCGGCCGGCGGCGCCTGGTGGCCGGGTATCCCGGCACGAACAGCGCGCCCGCGTTCACGCGGGACGGCAAGCGACTCGCGGTCACCTTGACCAAGGACGGCAACTCCGAGATCTACACCATGGATCTCCACGGACGCCACTTGAAGGCGATGACCCGCGAACCCGGCATCAACACCGAGGCCATCTTCTCCGCGGACGGGGCGTGGATGTATTTCACCTCGGACCGGAGCGGCGGCCCGCAGACCTACCGCATGCCCGCGGGCGGCGGCGATGCCGAGCGCATGACCTTCATCGGCGACTACAACGTCAGCCCGCGCATCAGCCCGGACGGCAAGACGCTCGCCTACGTCTCCCGCCGCGACGGCCTGTTCCAGGTGGAGACGCTCGATCTGGCCAGCAACCAGGAGCTCACCATCACCAACACCGTCAACGATGAAAGCCCGTCCTTCGCCCCCAACGGTCGCATGCTGATCTACGCGACCTCGCTGGAGGTCGGCGGGCGCGGACTGCTCGCCCTGGCGTCCATCGATGGCACCGTGCATGTGCTGCTGTCCGGGCCGAAGGGCGACTACCGCGAGCCGAGCTGGGGACCGTTCACTCCCTAG
- a CDS encoding outer membrane protein, porin-associated lipoprotein, whose product MKTLRLTALAGAIALVLAGCSSTSLDQQPAGAGAGATATPTSVSGSGTSGLNGGANAAGAGLNPLTDPHNILSHQSIYFEFNKSVIPDNEIAIVSAHARFLVDNPTRTVRIEGNTDERGTAEYNLALGQRRADAVRSRLELLGVPASRIESVSYGKEHPRALCHEEKCWAENRRADIVYTN is encoded by the coding sequence ATGAAAACCCTGCGCCTCACCGCCCTCGCGGGCGCCATTGCCCTGGTTCTCGCCGGCTGCAGCAGTACCAGCCTCGATCAGCAGCCCGCCGGCGCAGGCGCCGGTGCGACGGCCACGCCGACGTCCGTCAGCGGCTCCGGAACCAGCGGCCTGAACGGCGGCGCCAATGCAGCCGGCGCGGGGCTCAATCCGCTCACCGATCCGCACAACATCCTCTCGCACCAGAGCATCTATTTCGAATTCAACAAGTCGGTGATTCCCGACAACGAGATCGCGATCGTCTCGGCCCACGCGCGTTTCCTGGTCGACAATCCGACCCGCACCGTCCGCATCGAGGGCAACACCGACGAACGGGGAACCGCGGAATACAACCTGGCGCTGGGCCAGCGCCGGGCCGACGCCGTGCGCAGCCGCCTGGAACTGCTGGGCGTGCCGGCAAGCCGGATCGAATCGGTGAGCTACGGCAAGGAACATCCGCGCGCCCTGTGCCACGAAGAGAAGTGCTGGGCGGAAAACCGCCGGGCGGACATCGTCTACACCAATTGA